In one Brevinematales bacterium genomic region, the following are encoded:
- a CDS encoding COG1615 family transporter translates to MASKKKEIPQKKGNPPKRKFPVFRVLLFIILGVSAVIVIFPYFAYLASELMWWKSVGYLSVLFKFALIGVFAFVMPFVFSFAVMNLWLHGFRRHKPGMFITIIIWITSVGAGVWGFLNKELFIWNFNISTTMGFVDPVFGLDAFFYMYRLPFIRMILWMFTVFLLIIFILDLVIQTKKEKPLFNKENKLQFGPSLIIGFVVNIVNFLALRFIHLMETLVRQPEAKIGVGYKTVMGYFFGNYVFMGALVLFSVLLIIRAVKGISLVRIMVYGIVVTGVYFLGTMAYPEIIENYMVKPNQLMMQKEYILNRIHSTRAAFGIVFEPYPAGSTNIAVVSGTVAKMRVWDAEPYKKVIKQLQEVKSYFDFYDVDVDKYVISNQIYQVVLAARELNPNNLPIDAGTWDNIHLRYTHGYGLTLSPANIVNPEGKPVFWIRDLENIAMFSNLAVVRPQIYFGELTSNYIIVRTLADEFEYSADTNRITTVYSEDRGVPIGNYFAKLVYSSVFNEKMLFWTKYITPDSLLLYHREINERVRIIFPYLKYDDDPYITVVNGRLYWIMDAYTVSDRFPVAERFDTPLGKINYIRNSVKVVIDAYTGDVSYYIVDPSDPIAQTYLYLFPELFRTEAPPEFAAHFRYPSTLFAIQSQVLCTYHVEQNESFYNGEDVWKIPEQIYGATNTLFKPYFILNLLDDQYRFSLIQPFTPVGKENLSSWLIAYYQNGPKLALKYIEKASSSLGPLQVESLINQNDEVSRLLTLWGQKGSKVFRGNIQFLPFGKKILYLKPLFLESESTSIPQLAKLIAILDGKVYLANTFEDLIGQLFLSAGADLSQIQTLQKSISDAYRLYLQIEEYRLDGNLKAYQETVDKLGEELKKSVNSFE, encoded by the coding sequence ATGGCATCTAAAAAGAAAGAAATTCCGCAGAAAAAGGGAAATCCGCCGAAACGGAAATTCCCCGTCTTTCGCGTATTATTGTTTATCATACTCGGAGTGTCGGCGGTTATCGTCATATTCCCCTATTTCGCCTATCTCGCCTCGGAACTCATGTGGTGGAAAAGCGTCGGATATCTCAGCGTCCTCTTTAAATTCGCGCTGATCGGCGTCTTCGCGTTCGTCATGCCGTTCGTGTTCTCGTTCGCGGTGATGAATCTCTGGCTTCACGGGTTCCGCCGGCATAAGCCCGGCATGTTTATTACAATTATCATTTGGATCACATCAGTCGGCGCGGGGGTATGGGGTTTCCTCAATAAGGAGCTCTTCATCTGGAATTTCAATATCTCCACAACGATGGGCTTCGTCGACCCGGTATTCGGCCTCGACGCGTTTTTCTATATGTACCGTCTCCCGTTCATCCGTATGATACTCTGGATGTTCACCGTATTCCTTCTCATCATTTTTATCCTCGACCTCGTTATACAGACCAAGAAAGAGAAACCGCTATTCAATAAAGAGAACAAGCTCCAGTTCGGGCCGTCCCTCATCATCGGGTTCGTCGTCAATATCGTGAACTTCCTCGCCCTGCGCTTCATCCACCTGATGGAGACCCTCGTGCGTCAGCCCGAGGCTAAGATCGGGGTGGGGTACAAGACTGTAATGGGCTATTTCTTCGGGAACTATGTTTTCATGGGGGCGCTCGTCCTATTCTCAGTGCTCCTCATCATCCGCGCGGTCAAGGGCATCAGCCTCGTCCGCATCATGGTCTACGGCATCGTCGTCACGGGAGTTTACTTCCTCGGTACGATGGCATACCCGGAGATTATCGAGAACTATATGGTCAAGCCGAACCAACTGATGATGCAGAAGGAGTATATCCTCAACCGTATCCATTCCACCCGCGCGGCGTTCGGGATAGTGTTCGAACCGTACCCGGCGGGCTCCACCAATATCGCGGTCGTATCCGGCACTGTCGCGAAGATGCGCGTATGGGACGCCGAGCCGTACAAGAAGGTCATCAAGCAGCTCCAGGAAGTGAAGTCCTACTTCGACTTTTACGATGTGGATGTGGATAAATATGTGATCAGCAACCAGATTTACCAGGTGGTACTCGCCGCGCGCGAACTGAACCCGAATAATCTCCCGATCGACGCGGGCACATGGGATAATATCCACCTGCGCTATACCCACGGGTACGGGCTGACACTGTCGCCCGCGAATATCGTAAACCCCGAGGGCAAGCCCGTATTCTGGATCAGGGACCTCGAAAATATCGCGATGTTCTCGAACCTCGCGGTCGTCCGCCCGCAGATCTATTTCGGCGAACTCACCAGTAATTATATCATCGTCCGCACGCTCGCCGACGAATTCGAGTACTCTGCGGACACCAACCGGATCACTACCGTGTACTCCGAGGACAGGGGCGTCCCGATCGGGAACTATTTCGCCAAACTGGTCTACAGCAGCGTCTTTAACGAGAAAATGCTGTTCTGGACAAAGTATATCACCCCCGACTCACTCCTCCTCTATCACCGGGAGATCAACGAGCGCGTGCGGATCATCTTCCCGTACCTGAAATATGACGACGACCCGTATATCACCGTCGTCAACGGCAGGCTGTACTGGATTATGGACGCATACACCGTATCCGACCGTTTTCCCGTGGCGGAACGTTTCGATACGCCGCTCGGGAAAATTAACTATATCCGCAACTCGGTAAAAGTGGTCATCGACGCGTACACCGGGGATGTCTCCTACTATATAGTCGATCCGTCCGACCCGATCGCGCAGACCTACCTGTACCTTTTCCCGGAACTGTTCCGCACCGAAGCGCCGCCGGAGTTCGCCGCGCACTTCCGTTACCCGTCCACCCTGTTCGCTATCCAGTCGCAGGTGCTGTGCACCTACCATGTCGAACAGAACGAGAGTTTCTATAACGGCGAGGACGTGTGGAAGATCCCGGAGCAGATATACGGCGCGACCAATACGCTGTTCAAACCGTACTTCATCCTGAACCTTCTCGACGATCAGTACCGTTTCTCGCTCATCCAGCCGTTCACTCCCGTCGGGAAAGAGAACCTGTCGAGCTGGCTGATCGCGTACTACCAGAACGGGCCGAAGCTCGCGCTGAAGTATATCGAAAAAGCGTCCAGTTCGCTCGGGCCGTTGCAGGTCGAATCGCTTATCAACCAGAACGACGAGGTATCGCGGCTATTGACCCTGTGGGGGCAGAAGGGCTCGAAGGTATTCCGCGGCAATATCCAGTTCCTCCCGTTCGGTAAAAAAATCCTCTATCTCAAGCCGTTATTCCTCGAATCGGAGAGCACGAGTATCCCGCAGCTCGCGAAACTGATCGCCATCCTCGACGGGAAGGTTTATCTCGCGAACACGTTCGAGGACCTCATCGGGCAATTATTCCTGAGCGCCGGCGCGGATTTGAGCCAGATTCAGACGCTCCAGAAGTCCATTTCCGACGCATACCGTCTGTATCTTCAAATAGAAGAATATAGACTCGACGGAAACCTAAAAGCTTATCAGGAAACTGTCGATAAAT